A single genomic interval of Nonomuraea rubra harbors:
- a CDS encoding carbohydrate ABC transporter permease has product MLRKPLLYTLLGVASLITVVPLLYMLSLSLQTEAETLSAEAVLVPESPQWGNYAELFVRAPFGDFIVNSLVVAGAITLAHLVFDPLVGYVFAKFRFPLRNTLFVALLATLMVPFFVRMIPLYVLMANLGWLNTYQGLITPFLMDAFGIFLMRQFIQPIPDDLISAARIDGASELRVYWSVILPQTRPALAVLGLFTFVFQWNEFLWPLVATSTPEMRTIPVGLTLFNQEYFTLWHLTAAGSVILFVPTAVLFVLTQRYFVRGIALTGLK; this is encoded by the coding sequence ATGCTGCGCAAGCCGCTGCTCTACACGCTGCTCGGCGTGGCCTCGCTGATCACGGTCGTGCCGCTGCTCTACATGCTCTCGCTCTCCCTGCAGACGGAGGCCGAGACGCTGTCGGCCGAGGCCGTGCTGGTGCCGGAGTCGCCGCAGTGGGGCAACTACGCCGAGCTGTTCGTCCGGGCGCCGTTCGGCGACTTCATCGTCAACAGCCTCGTCGTGGCGGGCGCGATCACGCTCGCGCACCTGGTGTTCGACCCGCTCGTCGGGTACGTGTTCGCCAAGTTCCGCTTCCCGCTGCGCAACACGCTGTTCGTGGCGTTGCTGGCCACGCTGATGGTGCCGTTCTTCGTGCGGATGATCCCGCTGTACGTGCTCATGGCCAACCTGGGGTGGCTGAACACGTACCAGGGGCTCATCACGCCGTTCCTGATGGACGCGTTCGGCATCTTCCTCATGCGGCAGTTCATCCAGCCCATCCCCGACGACCTGATCAGCGCGGCGCGCATCGACGGGGCCTCCGAGCTGCGCGTCTACTGGAGCGTCATCCTGCCGCAGACGCGGCCGGCGCTGGCCGTGCTCGGGCTGTTCACGTTCGTCTTCCAGTGGAACGAGTTCCTCTGGCCGCTGGTCGCCACCTCGACGCCCGAGATGCGTACCATCCCGGTCGGGCTGACCCTGTTCAACCAGGAGTACTTCACGCTGTGGCACCTCACGGCCGCCGGCTCGGTGATCCTCTTCGTGCCCACCGCCGTCCTGTTCGTCCTCACCCAGAGATACTTCGTCCGGGGCATCGCCCTGACCGGTCTGAAATAA
- a CDS encoding carbohydrate ABC transporter permease, with the protein MRPRTLSGRYARTAYLFLLPAILFFAAFFYLPIGNVVATSFRTGPMADQWTGLGNYAQAVADPAVRHSFLVTAGFSVMVVAGSIVLGLALALAIDQPLRGRVVFRVVLLVPYLTSVAIVGLLWRNILDPELGVLNRVLMAAGLPTQQWLNTAPLLTIAAVTLWQSVGYTMVLFLAGLQGIPETYHEAAKIDGADAWRRFWRITLPLLAPTTLFVSVMAVISGLQAFGQAYIITGGGPGDATDLSVFHIFNVAFRTRDFGYSSAQSVLLLIVIVAFTVIQLRAGRRGEVTY; encoded by the coding sequence GTGAGGCCGCGCACGCTCTCCGGCCGCTACGCCAGGACCGCCTACCTGTTCCTGCTTCCGGCGATCCTGTTCTTCGCGGCCTTCTTCTACCTGCCGATCGGCAACGTGGTGGCCACCAGCTTCCGCACCGGGCCGATGGCCGACCAGTGGACCGGCCTGGGCAACTACGCCCAGGCCGTGGCCGACCCGGCGGTGCGGCACTCGTTCCTGGTCACGGCGGGCTTCTCGGTGATGGTGGTGGCCGGCTCGATCGTGCTCGGGCTGGCCCTGGCGCTGGCCATCGACCAGCCGCTCAGGGGGCGGGTCGTGTTCCGGGTGGTGCTGCTCGTGCCGTACCTGACGTCCGTCGCGATCGTCGGGCTGCTGTGGCGCAACATCCTCGACCCCGAGCTGGGCGTGCTGAACCGGGTGCTGATGGCGGCCGGCCTGCCCACGCAGCAGTGGTTGAACACCGCGCCGCTGCTCACCATCGCCGCCGTCACGCTCTGGCAGAGCGTCGGCTACACGATGGTGCTGTTCCTGGCCGGGCTGCAGGGCATCCCGGAGACGTACCACGAGGCGGCGAAGATCGACGGGGCGGACGCCTGGCGCCGCTTCTGGCGGATCACGCTGCCGCTCCTCGCGCCGACCACGCTGTTCGTGTCGGTGATGGCGGTCATCTCGGGGCTGCAGGCGTTCGGGCAGGCGTACATCATCACCGGCGGCGGCCCCGGCGACGCCACCGACCTGTCGGTCTTCCACATCTTCAACGTCGCCTTCCGCACCAGGGACTTCGGCTACTCCTCGGCGCAGTCGGTGCTGCTGCTGATCGTGATCGTGGCGTTCACCGTGATCCAGCTCAGGGCCGGGCGGCGCGGGGAGGTGACGTACTGA
- a CDS encoding sugar ABC transporter substrate-binding protein — MPSHPSRRDLLRLVGAAAAVPVLSSCAGAPATQSAAPGTFTVYWNAGHDYQAYRKVIAEFEQANKVKVNLQKYQWPDLRTRLLADFASGTVPDLVEEPGGWVQEFAVSGNARSLQDFVDRDGQAMGFPADWQPVTVERNSYQDKVYGVQLHLTCNTLVYNQGMLREAGVEVPATWEEFLDAARKLTRDGVYGVALNQDYTYMWPWMVQAGVTPYDLETKAIMEPRADAVAALQFQADLVHKHKVAPVPVAGTDYSGPQKLFSAKRAAMILTGPWDLDPIRKTSADIELGVAPPLKNKTAATQAAGVSMFVPAKATRPELSWDFIKRITALQVEQAATKETGMLMPRKSWVDLPEVQSDPVTKVFADALPTARDSSQQVRLTGQLGKWEEQLKVMYQQVLIQNKPAAEALDTFVKAAEGFLK, encoded by the coding sequence ATGCCTTCCCACCCCTCACGCCGTGACCTGCTCCGCCTCGTCGGGGCCGCCGCCGCCGTCCCCGTCCTGTCGTCGTGCGCGGGCGCGCCGGCCACGCAGAGCGCCGCGCCCGGCACCTTCACCGTCTACTGGAACGCCGGCCACGACTACCAGGCCTACCGCAAGGTGATCGCCGAGTTCGAGCAGGCCAACAAGGTCAAGGTCAACCTGCAGAAGTACCAGTGGCCGGACCTGCGGACCAGGCTGCTGGCCGACTTCGCCTCCGGCACCGTGCCCGACCTGGTGGAGGAGCCAGGCGGCTGGGTGCAGGAGTTCGCCGTCTCCGGCAACGCGCGCTCGCTGCAGGACTTCGTCGACCGCGACGGCCAGGCGATGGGCTTCCCCGCCGACTGGCAGCCGGTGACCGTCGAGCGCAACTCGTACCAGGACAAGGTGTACGGCGTGCAGCTCCACCTGACCTGCAACACGCTCGTCTACAACCAGGGCATGCTGCGCGAGGCCGGCGTGGAGGTGCCGGCCACCTGGGAGGAGTTCCTCGACGCGGCCAGGAAGCTGACCAGGGACGGCGTGTACGGCGTCGCGCTCAACCAGGACTACACCTACATGTGGCCGTGGATGGTGCAGGCCGGCGTCACCCCGTACGACCTGGAGACCAAGGCGATCATGGAGCCGCGCGCCGACGCGGTCGCCGCCCTGCAGTTCCAGGCCGACCTCGTGCACAAGCACAAGGTGGCCCCGGTCCCGGTGGCCGGCACCGACTACTCCGGGCCGCAGAAGCTGTTCTCCGCCAAGCGCGCCGCGATGATCCTCACCGGGCCGTGGGACCTCGACCCGATCAGGAAGACCAGCGCCGACATCGAGCTGGGCGTGGCGCCGCCGCTGAAGAACAAGACGGCGGCCACGCAGGCGGCCGGCGTCAGCATGTTCGTGCCCGCCAAGGCCACCAGGCCCGAGCTGTCGTGGGACTTCATCAAGCGCATCACGGCCTTGCAGGTCGAGCAGGCCGCCACCAAGGAGACCGGCATGCTCATGCCGCGCAAGTCCTGGGTGGACCTGCCCGAGGTGCAGTCCGACCCCGTCACCAAGGTCTTCGCCGACGCGCTGCCGACCGCCAGGGACTCCTCCCAGCAGGTACGCCTGACCGGGCAGCTCGGCAAGTGGGAGGAGCAGCTCAAGGTCATGTACCAGCAGGTGCTCATCCAGAACAAGCCGGCCGCCGAGGCGCTCGACACCTTCGTCAAGGCCGCGGAGGGCTTCCTCAAGTGA
- a CDS encoding LacI family DNA-binding transcriptional regulator: protein MRPTARQVAELANVSVATVSYVLSGKDRPVAAETRQRVLDAARQLGYTPNQAARSLRKRRTQRVCLVLSSFGGVPTDARLATDLHEMADARGYSVVTLSVYDEARAQAAVEVLRGGIADGALIRLTGGHLEQGLLGGLADTGLPMVVMSNGSGLEGCDVVRTPEVEACAEAVEHLLTTGRRRVAFMGQRYEVYSDKPEGRLLGYLTALERNGGAERIITGGADDRVAAYQTATGLLSSPDRPDAIFAASDRAAISAIWAARDLGLSVPGDVAIVGVGNIDEGLISNPQLSTVGPLRHDYTDVVRLLFDRLQAEEPPPAREIVRSWTFVRRGSS from the coding sequence ATGAGACCAACAGCGCGACAAGTGGCCGAGCTGGCGAACGTGTCGGTGGCGACCGTCTCCTACGTCCTCAGCGGCAAGGACCGTCCGGTCGCCGCCGAGACCAGGCAGCGGGTGCTCGACGCCGCCAGGCAGCTCGGCTACACCCCCAACCAGGCCGCCAGGAGCCTGCGCAAGCGCCGCACCCAGCGCGTCTGCCTGGTGCTCAGCTCGTTCGGCGGCGTGCCGACCGACGCGCGGCTGGCCACGGACCTGCACGAGATGGCCGACGCGCGCGGCTACTCGGTGGTCACGCTCTCCGTCTACGACGAGGCCCGCGCCCAGGCCGCCGTCGAGGTGCTGCGCGGCGGCATCGCCGACGGCGCGCTGATCCGCCTCACCGGCGGCCACCTGGAGCAGGGCCTGCTCGGCGGGCTGGCCGACACCGGGCTGCCGATGGTGGTGATGAGCAACGGCAGCGGGCTGGAGGGCTGTGACGTCGTCCGCACCCCCGAGGTGGAGGCGTGCGCCGAGGCCGTCGAGCACCTGCTCACCACCGGCAGGCGGCGCGTGGCGTTCATGGGGCAGCGGTACGAGGTCTACAGCGACAAGCCCGAGGGGCGGCTGCTCGGCTACCTCACGGCGCTGGAGCGCAACGGCGGGGCCGAACGCATCATCACCGGCGGCGCGGACGACCGCGTGGCCGCGTACCAGACGGCGACCGGCCTGCTCAGCTCGCCCGACCGGCCCGACGCGATCTTCGCGGCCTCCGACCGGGCGGCGATCAGCGCGATCTGGGCCGCCAGGGACCTCGGGCTCAGCGTGCCCGGCGACGTCGCGATCGTCGGTGTCGGCAACATCGACGAGGGTCTCATCAGCAATCCGCAACTCAGCACCGTCGGCCCGCTGCGCCACGACTACACCGACGTCGTACGCCTGCTCTTCGACCGCCTCCAGGCCGAGGAGCCGCCACCCGCCCGCGAGATCGTCCGTTCGTGGACCTTCGTGCGGCGGGGCTCGTCCTAG
- a CDS encoding GntR family transcriptional regulator codes for MRAPESQRVADHLREAILSGAIAPGERIRQEELADRLGASRLPVREALRMLEAEGLTEHHPRRGARVPRLGMHEVEVIYQMRERLEPLALAESIPHLTGDDHRRLGEIQDQIEANTDLGEFLVLDREFHLLTYSGCTIEQLSGMVVRLWNATQHHRRAFMRLTGPARRWVVNAEHRLLLDAIERRDAVDAERCLSGHIRRTRVELCRHPEVFT; via the coding sequence ATGCGGGCGCCTGAGAGCCAGCGGGTGGCCGACCACCTGCGCGAGGCCATCCTGAGCGGTGCGATCGCGCCCGGCGAGCGGATCAGGCAGGAGGAGCTGGCCGATCGGCTCGGCGCCAGCCGGCTGCCGGTGCGCGAGGCGCTGCGCATGCTGGAGGCGGAGGGGCTCACCGAGCACCATCCGCGCAGGGGCGCCCGGGTACCCAGGCTCGGCATGCACGAAGTGGAGGTGATCTATCAGATGCGCGAGCGGCTCGAACCTCTCGCCCTGGCCGAGAGCATCCCGCACCTGACCGGCGACGATCACCGGCGGCTCGGGGAGATCCAGGACCAGATCGAGGCCAACACCGATCTCGGCGAGTTCCTCGTGCTGGATCGCGAGTTCCACCTGCTGACCTACTCGGGGTGCACGATCGAGCAGCTCTCCGGCATGGTCGTCAGGCTGTGGAACGCCACGCAGCACCACCGGCGGGCGTTCATGCGGCTGACGGGGCCGGCGCGGCGGTGGGTGGTCAACGCCGAGCACCGGCTGCTGCTCGACGCGATCGAGCGGCGCGACGCCGTGGACGCCGAGCGGTGCCTGAGCGGGCACATCAGGCGCACGCGGGTCGAGCTCTGCCGGCATCCCGAGGTGTTCACATGA
- a CDS encoding (2Fe-2S)-binding protein: MIRMTVNGAPAEVAADPGTPLLDVLRGELGLVGTRFGCGVGLCGACFVLLDGVVTAACDTPLSAAEGRSVVTVEGLAPGDELHAVQRAVLEEQAGQCGYCLSGIMVSAAALLARDPRPDEEAVVAALDRNLCRCGVQRRVVRAVLKAAE, translated from the coding sequence ATGATCAGGATGACCGTCAACGGGGCTCCCGCCGAGGTGGCGGCCGATCCCGGCACGCCGCTGCTCGACGTGCTGCGCGGGGAGCTGGGGCTGGTGGGCACGCGGTTCGGGTGCGGGGTGGGCCTGTGCGGGGCGTGCTTCGTGCTGCTCGACGGGGTGGTGACGGCCGCCTGCGACACGCCGCTGTCGGCGGCCGAGGGGCGGTCGGTGGTGACGGTCGAAGGGCTCGCACCGGGGGACGAGCTGCACGCTGTGCAGCGGGCGGTGCTGGAGGAGCAGGCGGGGCAGTGCGGGTACTGCCTGTCGGGGATCATGGTCAGCGCCGCGGCGCTGCTGGCGCGCGATCCCCGGCCGGACGAGGAGGCGGTGGTGGCGGCTCTGGACCGCAACCTGTGCCGGTGCGGGGTGCAGCGGCGGGTGGTCCGCGCGGTGCTGAAGGCGGCCGAGTGA
- a CDS encoding molybdopterin cofactor-binding domain-containing protein, giving the protein MGSPAGEGQGVGGGRVMGSSGGEDQAMVLVSDDGAVSVRDDGVIFVRLGKVELGQGVLTALAQIAADALGADLGQVRMLAASTVAGPDEGITAGSRSISHAGPPLREACARVRAACAAEAARRWGVAPAEVTVRRGEFRCGGRTATYADLAPVADALTAGPPTDTLQAATLQAAALEAEAAPAEEPVFVGVSVPRLDLPDKIAGRPRFIHDLRLPGQLYGRVLRPPSPAARLAGLTPLPDLHVVRDGSFVGVLAETEAAADRALARLRKACAWEDHDSLPDEHDLDTFLRRGPHETITVRTPEDAPPEGEPHAATYSRPFIAHASIAPSCATARWNPDGTLDVWSHTQGVHPLRRALARILGAEVQVHHVEGAGCYGHNAADDVALDAALLAREADGRPVQVRWSRQDELTWAPFGSAMSVDVAAVVDEAGLVRSWRYDVWSQGHLSRPGYAEGTPGLLAGAHLERPWAYPAAVDPSPQGGSGTARNAVPIYDFPRMEITAHRVLETPIRSSALRSLGAFMNVFAIESFMDELALAAGLDPLAYRLAHLSDPRARMVLERAADAAGWGGGAELGLGFARYKGVGAYCAAVAEVEAEQDVRVRRLTIAVDVGQVVNPDGVRNQIEGGATQAASWTLKERVRFDRRAITSGDWESYPILRFSEAPEVAVELVEHPGTPSAGAGEAAQGPVAAAIANALAATLGVRIRDLPLDREAVLKAIQ; this is encoded by the coding sequence ATGGGCTCGCCGGCCGGTGAGGGCCAGGGAGTTGGCGGCGGCCGGGTGATGGGCTCGTCCGGTGGTGAGGACCAGGCGATGGTGCTCGTCTCGGACGACGGCGCCGTCTCGGTCCGCGACGACGGCGTGATCTTCGTGCGGCTGGGGAAGGTCGAGCTCGGGCAGGGAGTGCTCACGGCGCTGGCCCAGATCGCGGCCGACGCGCTGGGCGCCGACCTGGGGCAGGTACGCATGCTGGCCGCCAGCACCGTCGCCGGGCCCGACGAGGGCATCACGGCGGGCAGCAGGTCGATCTCCCACGCGGGGCCGCCGCTGCGCGAGGCGTGCGCCCGCGTGCGGGCCGCCTGCGCGGCCGAGGCCGCCCGCCGCTGGGGCGTCGCCCCCGCCGAGGTCACGGTACGGCGCGGCGAGTTCCGCTGCGGGGGCCGGACGGCGACCTACGCCGACCTGGCGCCGGTGGCCGACGCGCTGACGGCGGGACCTCCCACGGACACCCTGCAGGCCGCCACCCTCCAGGCCGCCGCTCTGGAGGCCGAGGCGGCGCCGGCCGAGGAGCCGGTGTTCGTGGGCGTCAGCGTGCCGCGCCTGGACCTGCCCGACAAGATCGCCGGGCGGCCCCGGTTCATCCACGACCTGCGCCTCCCCGGCCAGCTCTACGGCCGGGTCCTGCGCCCGCCCTCCCCCGCCGCCCGCCTGGCCGGCCTCACCCCGCTCCCGGACCTCCACGTCGTACGGGACGGCTCGTTCGTCGGGGTGCTGGCCGAGACGGAGGCGGCGGCCGACCGGGCCCTGGCCCGGCTGCGGAAGGCCTGCGCGTGGGAGGACCACGACAGCCTCCCCGACGAGCACGACCTGGACACGTTCCTGCGCCGGGGCCCCCACGAGACGATCACCGTCCGCACCCCGGAGGACGCCCCGCCCGAGGGCGAGCCGCACGCGGCCACCTACAGCAGGCCGTTCATCGCCCACGCCTCGATCGCCCCGAGCTGCGCCACCGCCCGCTGGAACCCGGACGGCACCCTCGACGTGTGGAGCCACACCCAGGGCGTCCACCCCTTGCGCAGGGCACTGGCGCGGATCCTGGGGGCGGAGGTCCAGGTGCACCACGTGGAGGGCGCGGGCTGCTACGGCCACAACGCCGCCGACGACGTGGCGCTCGACGCGGCCCTGCTGGCCCGCGAGGCGGACGGCAGGCCGGTGCAGGTGCGCTGGAGCAGGCAGGACGAGCTGACGTGGGCCCCGTTCGGCTCGGCCATGTCGGTGGACGTGGCGGCGGTGGTGGACGAGGCGGGCCTGGTGCGCTCCTGGCGGTACGACGTGTGGAGCCAGGGCCACCTCAGCCGCCCCGGCTACGCGGAAGGCACCCCCGGCCTGCTCGCCGGCGCCCACCTGGAGCGGCCGTGGGCGTACCCGGCGGCCGTGGACCCCTCACCGCAGGGAGGCTCCGGCACGGCGCGCAACGCGGTGCCGATCTACGACTTCCCCAGGATGGAGATCACCGCCCACCGGGTGCTGGAGACGCCCATCCGGTCGTCGGCGCTGCGCTCGCTGGGCGCGTTCATGAACGTCTTCGCCATCGAGTCGTTCATGGACGAGCTGGCCCTGGCCGCGGGCCTGGATCCGCTGGCGTACCGGCTGGCCCACCTGAGCGACCCCCGCGCCCGGATGGTGCTGGAGCGGGCGGCCGACGCGGCGGGCTGGGGCGGCGGGGCGGAGCTGGGGCTGGGGTTCGCCAGGTACAAGGGCGTCGGCGCGTACTGCGCCGCGGTGGCGGAGGTGGAGGCCGAGCAGGACGTACGGGTGCGCCGCCTGACCATCGCCGTGGACGTCGGCCAGGTGGTCAACCCCGACGGCGTGCGCAACCAGATCGAGGGCGGCGCCACCCAGGCGGCGAGCTGGACGCTGAAGGAGCGCGTGCGGTTCGACCGGCGGGCGATCACCAGCGGCGACTGGGAGAGCTACCCGATCCTGCGCTTCTCCGAGGCGCCCGAGGTGGCGGTGGAGCTGGTCGAGCATCCGGGCACGCCGTCGGCCGGCGCGGGCGAGGCGGCGCAGGGCCCGGTGGCGGCGGCCATCGCGAACGCGCTCGCCGCGACCCTCGGCGTCCGGATCCGCGATCTCCCGCTGGACCGCGAGGCGGTGCTTAAGGCCATTCAGTGA
- a CDS encoding M24 family metallopeptidase, with the protein MSTPLPAPGHMGVDYEQRVDFDRLRAYRLGRARAALAGSECGAFLLFDFYNIRYVTQTWIGGALGDKMTRYALLTRGGPARLWDFGSAARHHRLHSPWLDPADCHAGMLGLRGAIAPTAGLMADAVRTIKGLLADAGLAGEPVGVDLVEPPFLFEMQRQGLRVADCQQLMLDARVIKSPDEIMLLTQAAAMVDGVYHDVVEALRPGVRENEIVALVNKRLYEMGSDQVEAVNAVSGERCNPHPHNFSDRLIRPGDQAFFDIIHSYNGYRTCYYRTFGVGSATASQREAYVKAREWMDASIAMIKPGVGTDQVAAVWPRAAEFGFEDEMAAFGLQFGHGLGLGLHERPIISRLNSMREPIELRAGMVFALETYCPASDGFSAARIEEEVVVTPEGCRVLTLFPAKELIVASAY; encoded by the coding sequence GTGAGCACGCCGCTGCCCGCCCCCGGCCACATGGGCGTGGACTACGAGCAGCGCGTCGACTTCGACCGGCTGCGGGCCTACCGCCTCGGCCGCGCCCGCGCCGCGCTGGCGGGCAGCGAGTGCGGCGCGTTCCTGCTGTTCGACTTCTACAACATCAGGTACGTCACCCAGACCTGGATCGGCGGCGCCCTCGGCGACAAGATGACCAGGTACGCCCTGCTCACCCGGGGCGGCCCCGCCAGGTTGTGGGACTTCGGCTCCGCCGCCCGCCACCACCGCCTGCACAGCCCGTGGCTGGACCCGGCCGACTGCCACGCGGGCATGCTCGGCCTGCGCGGCGCCATCGCGCCCACGGCCGGCCTGATGGCGGACGCCGTCCGCACGATCAAGGGCCTGCTGGCCGACGCCGGGCTGGCCGGCGAGCCCGTCGGCGTGGACCTCGTGGAGCCGCCGTTCCTGTTCGAGATGCAGCGCCAGGGCCTGCGCGTGGCGGACTGCCAGCAGCTCATGCTGGACGCCCGCGTCATCAAGTCGCCCGACGAGATCATGCTGCTCACGCAGGCCGCCGCCATGGTGGACGGCGTCTACCACGACGTCGTCGAGGCGCTCAGGCCCGGCGTCCGCGAGAACGAGATCGTCGCCCTGGTCAACAAGCGCCTCTACGAGATGGGCTCCGACCAGGTGGAGGCCGTCAACGCGGTGAGCGGCGAGCGCTGCAACCCGCACCCGCACAACTTCTCCGACCGCCTGATCAGGCCCGGCGACCAGGCGTTCTTCGATATCATCCACTCCTACAACGGCTACCGGACGTGCTACTACCGCACGTTCGGCGTGGGCAGCGCGACGGCCTCGCAGCGGGAGGCGTACGTCAAGGCCCGCGAGTGGATGGACGCCTCCATCGCCATGATCAAGCCGGGAGTGGGCACCGACCAGGTGGCGGCGGTGTGGCCGCGGGCGGCCGAGTTCGGATTCGAGGACGAGATGGCGGCCTTCGGGCTGCAGTTCGGGCACGGGCTGGGGCTCGGGCTGCACGAGCGGCCGATCATCTCGCGGCTCAACAGCATGCGGGAGCCGATCGAGCTGCGGGCCGGGATGGTGTTCGCGCTGGAGACGTACTGCCCGGCGAGCGACGGGTTCTCGGCCGCGAGGATCGAGGAGGAGGTCGTGGTGACGCCGGAGGGCTGCCGGGTGCTGACGTTGTTCCCCGCGAAGGAGCTGATCGTGGCCAGTGCCTACTAG
- a CDS encoding NAD(P)-dependent oxidoreductase has product MTQTAGWIGTGRMGYAMAERLALAGVDLAVWNRTRAKAEPLREHGAQVVGTIAALRDRDVVFTTVAGSGDLTEVLGELLDGGPGPGVVVDCSTVSAEASAAARATCARQGTGFLAAPVSGNAKVVRAGLLSFVCSGPRETYERVSGLLARLGRSATYAGEGETARLVKIAHNLLLGVVTQTLAEVTVLAEKGGVSRHAFLEFLNDSVVGSPFTRYKSPAFVHLDYTPTFTPVLLRKDFDLGLTAARELGVAMPVTALTAQLVQAAAGTGRTGEDFAILLDLQAAASGLELKPEDVAVDDGLGS; this is encoded by the coding sequence ATGACTCAGACAGCAGGCTGGATCGGCACCGGCCGGATGGGCTACGCCATGGCCGAGCGGCTGGCCCTGGCCGGGGTGGACCTGGCCGTGTGGAACCGTACGCGGGCCAAGGCGGAGCCGCTGCGCGAGCACGGCGCGCAGGTGGTGGGCACGATCGCCGCCCTGCGCGACCGCGACGTCGTCTTCACCACGGTCGCCGGCTCCGGTGACCTCACCGAGGTGCTCGGCGAGCTGCTCGACGGCGGCCCGGGGCCCGGCGTGGTCGTCGACTGCTCCACCGTCTCCGCCGAGGCGTCCGCCGCCGCCCGCGCCACCTGCGCGCGGCAGGGCACCGGGTTCCTGGCCGCGCCGGTCAGCGGCAACGCCAAGGTCGTCAGGGCCGGGCTGCTCAGCTTCGTCTGCTCGGGGCCGCGCGAGACGTACGAGCGGGTGTCCGGGCTGCTCGCCCGGCTGGGCAGGTCGGCCACGTACGCGGGAGAGGGCGAGACCGCCCGCCTGGTGAAGATCGCGCACAACCTGCTGCTCGGCGTCGTCACCCAGACGCTCGCCGAGGTCACCGTGCTGGCCGAGAAGGGCGGCGTGTCCCGCCACGCCTTCCTGGAGTTCCTGAACGACAGCGTCGTCGGCTCGCCGTTCACCCGCTACAAGTCGCCCGCGTTCGTGCACCTCGACTACACGCCCACCTTCACCCCCGTGCTCCTGCGCAAGGACTTCGACCTGGGGCTGACCGCCGCCCGCGAGCTGGGCGTGGCCATGCCGGTCACCGCGCTCACCGCGCAGCTCGTCCAGGCCGCCGCCGGCACCGGCAGGACGGGCGAGGACTTCGCCATCCTGCTCGACCTCCAGGCCGCCGCCTCCGGTCTCGAGCTCAAACCCGAGGACGTGGCCGTGGACGACGGGCTCGGCTCGTGA
- a CDS encoding alpha/beta hydrolase family protein, which produces MLMLSGLDSAKEEHRVVEQLFLERGLATFAVDGPGQGEAEYDLPIRADWSGPGKALLDALAAEPRIDGSRLGVWGVSLGGYYAPRVAAAGGDRVKACVALAGPYDFGDCWSCLPELTREAFRVRAGAPTQEEARRLAYTLTLEGTASAITAPLLVVFGRKDRLIPWRQAERLAAATGGDSELLMLEEGNHGCANLTPWHRPYTADWLAQRLKGTTR; this is translated from the coding sequence GTGCTCATGCTGTCCGGGCTCGACTCGGCCAAGGAGGAGCACCGGGTGGTCGAGCAGCTCTTCCTCGAACGCGGGCTGGCCACGTTCGCCGTGGACGGGCCGGGCCAGGGCGAGGCCGAGTACGACCTGCCGATCAGGGCCGACTGGTCGGGCCCCGGCAAGGCGCTGCTCGACGCGCTGGCCGCCGAGCCGCGGATCGACGGCTCCCGGCTCGGCGTCTGGGGAGTAAGCCTGGGCGGCTACTACGCTCCCCGGGTGGCGGCGGCCGGGGGGGACCGGGTCAAGGCGTGCGTGGCGCTGGCCGGCCCGTACGACTTCGGCGACTGCTGGAGCTGCCTGCCCGAGCTGACCAGGGAGGCCTTCCGCGTACGGGCGGGCGCCCCCACCCAGGAGGAGGCCCGCCGCCTCGCCTACACCCTCACCCTGGAGGGCACCGCATCCGCGATCACCGCGCCGCTGCTGGTCGTGTTCGGCCGCAAGGACCGGCTGATCCCCTGGCGGCAGGCGGAGCGGCTGGCCGCCGCGACGGGCGGCGACAGCGAGCTGCTCATGCTCGAAGAGGGCAACCACGGCTGCGCCAACCTCACCCCCTGGCACCGCCCCTACACCGCCGACTGGCTGGCCCAGCGGCTGAAAGGCACGACACGATGA